In Acidaminococcales bacterium, a single genomic region encodes these proteins:
- a CDS encoding pyruvate carboxylase subunit B, translated as MTDGKRTVKITETVLRDGHQSLAATRTRSGDMIPVLEQLDDVGYSALEAWGGATFDSCLRFLNEDPWERLRTIKKYCKKTPVQMLLRGQNILGYNHYADDVVEAFVERSVANGVDIIRIFDALNDVRNLECAMRAAKKSGAHVQGALVYTISPYHRPENFLKIAKDLVQLGADSICVKDMSGLLAPYDAYDLVKTLKASIGVPINLHTHYTSGMGSMTYLKAVEAGADIIDCALSPFALGTSQPCTESMVCAFRGTGYDTGIDPEKLAPIALHFKRVKQSLEKDFKINTNIPIDPEVLKFQIPGGMLSNLLNQMKEQGGADKYEAMLSEMPRVRADLGYPPLVTPSSQMVGTMAVMNVTLGERYKLVPREVKDMVRGKYGRLPGPIAAELKEKLSDGEPPIDHRPADDILPQMEKLKKQLSEKGYPNASMEDLLSYASFPEVALAFFRKNR; from the coding sequence ATGACAGACGGAAAAAGGACCGTAAAAATAACCGAAACCGTTTTGCGCGACGGCCACCAGTCTTTGGCGGCCACCCGCACGCGCTCCGGAGACATGATCCCCGTGCTTGAACAGTTGGACGACGTGGGCTACAGCGCGCTTGAGGCTTGGGGGGGCGCGACTTTCGACTCCTGCCTGCGCTTTTTGAACGAAGATCCGTGGGAACGGCTGCGCACTATCAAAAAATATTGCAAAAAAACGCCTGTCCAGATGTTGCTGCGCGGACAGAACATCCTTGGCTACAATCATTACGCCGATGACGTAGTCGAGGCGTTTGTAGAGCGTTCCGTCGCCAACGGCGTTGACATTATCCGCATATTTGACGCGCTCAACGATGTCAGGAACCTGGAGTGCGCCATGCGGGCGGCCAAAAAATCCGGCGCGCACGTGCAGGGCGCGCTTGTTTACACCATCAGCCCTTATCACCGGCCGGAAAATTTTCTGAAAATCGCCAAGGATTTGGTCCAACTGGGGGCGGACTCCATTTGCGTCAAGGATATGTCGGGGCTATTGGCGCCCTATGACGCCTACGACCTTGTGAAAACGCTCAAAGCGAGCATTGGCGTGCCCATAAACCTGCATACGCACTATACCAGCGGCATGGGCAGCATGACCTATCTCAAAGCCGTTGAGGCGGGGGCGGACATTATTGACTGCGCGCTTTCCCCTTTTGCCCTCGGCACCAGCCAGCCCTGCACCGAATCCATGGTTTGCGCTTTCCGGGGGACCGGTTACGACACGGGCATTGATCCGGAAAAACTCGCGCCGATAGCGCTGCATTTTAAAAGAGTAAAGCAAAGCCTTGAAAAGGACTTCAAGATAAACACCAACATACCCATAGACCCGGAAGTGTTGAAATTCCAGATACCGGGCGGCATGCTCTCAAACCTGCTCAACCAGATGAAGGAACAGGGCGGCGCCGACAAATATGAAGCGATGCTCTCAGAAATGCCCCGCGTGCGCGCCGATCTCGGTTACCCTCCCCTGGTTACGCCAAGCAGCCAGATGGTCGGGACTATGGCCGTGATGAACGTAACTTTGGGCGAACGCTACAAACTCGTCCCCCGGGAAGTCAAAGACATGGTGCGCGGCAAATATGGCCGGCTTCCCGGCCCGATCGCAGCCGAACTCAAAGAGAAGCTGTCCGACGGCGAACCGCCAATCGATCACCGGCCGGCCGACGACATCTTGCCGCAGATGGAAAAACTCAAAAAGCAATTAAGCGAAAAAGGCTACCCGAACGCCAGCATGGAAGACCTTTTGTCTTACGCCTCTTTCCCGGAAGTGG